Proteins from a genomic interval of Gemmatimonadaceae bacterium:
- a CDS encoding type IV pilus twitching motility protein PilT encodes MANPAPTAGDSGAAPPGTAPAGGINFKMVLQEMIRRNGSDLHLKVGRPPTIRVDGELEPLEQPPLRPEDLKGLAEQLMTPRQVKQFADEKECDFAIGVPGIGRFRVNVYQQRGSLCYAMRAIPYQARTLAELNLPTVLEEIAMKPRGLVLVTGVTGSGKSTALAAMIQHINENRRANVITIEDPIEFLHRDINCHINQREVGTDTANFGQALRRVLRQDPDVILIGEIRDLETLDTALKAADTGHLVFSTLHTMDATQTINRVLSFYPPHQQAEVRFSLASALQAVVSLRLVPRADKHGRIPAAEVLINTAAVRDNIRDMEKMLNIPDLIKEGAVQYGMQSFDQSLMQHYSRGIVSYESAVFYATSPAEFALRVQGVAGTSDSSWAGFEDPNG; translated from the coding sequence ATGGCTAATCCGGCGCCCACCGCCGGCGATTCGGGCGCCGCGCCACCAGGCACCGCGCCGGCCGGCGGCATCAACTTCAAGATGGTGCTGCAGGAGATGATCCGCCGCAACGGATCCGACTTGCACCTCAAAGTCGGGCGTCCGCCGACGATTCGCGTGGACGGTGAGCTCGAGCCGCTCGAGCAGCCGCCGCTGCGTCCGGAAGATCTGAAGGGACTGGCAGAGCAGCTGATGACGCCGCGGCAGGTGAAACAGTTCGCGGACGAAAAGGAGTGCGATTTCGCGATCGGCGTGCCGGGCATTGGCCGCTTCCGCGTGAACGTCTATCAGCAGCGAGGATCGCTCTGCTATGCCATGCGTGCCATTCCGTATCAGGCGCGCACGCTGGCCGAGCTGAATCTCCCCACGGTGCTCGAGGAGATCGCGATGAAGCCGCGCGGCCTCGTGCTGGTCACGGGGGTCACGGGCTCCGGCAAGTCGACGGCGCTGGCGGCGATGATCCAGCACATCAACGAGAATCGCCGCGCGAACGTGATCACGATCGAGGATCCGATCGAGTTCCTGCACCGCGACATCAACTGCCACATCAACCAGCGCGAAGTCGGCACGGATACCGCCAACTTCGGCCAGGCGCTCCGGCGCGTGCTGCGTCAGGATCCGGACGTCATCCTCATCGGCGAAATTCGAGATCTCGAAACGCTGGATACGGCGCTCAAGGCGGCCGACACGGGCCACCTCGTGTTCTCGACGCTCCACACCATGGACGCCACGCAGACGATCAACCGCGTGCTGTCGTTCTATCCGCCGCACCAACAGGCCGAGGTGCGATTCTCGCTGGCGAGCGCGCTACAGGCGGTCGTCTCGCTGCGCCTGGTGCCGCGTGCCGACAAGCACGGGCGCATTCCGGCGGCGGAAGTGCTGATCAACACGGCGGCGGTCCGCGACAACATTCGCGACATGGAAAAGATGCTGAACATTCCGGATCTCATCAAAGAGGGCGCGGTGCAATACGGAATGCAGAGCTTCGATCAGTCGCTCATGCAACACTACTCGCGCGGCATCGTCTCGTACGAGAGCGCCGTCTTCTACGCCACGAGCCCCGCGGAGTTCGCGCTGCGCGTTCAGGGCGTGGCCGGCACGAGCGACAGCTCGTGGGCGGGATTCGAGGATCCGAACGGGTGA
- the accC gene encoding acetyl-CoA carboxylase biotin carboxylase subunit: MFNKVLIANRGEIALRVIRACRELGVQTVAVYSEADRESLHVRFADDDVCIGPAPARESYLNIPRLIAAAEITGADAIHPGYGFLAENAEFADICAASKITFIGPTADQIRVMGDKAAARKAMMAVGVPVVPGTPGGVEDVDEALEFAKKIGFPVIIKAAAGGGGKGMRVAKDPDDFARAFQLARSEALSAFGNGDVYVEKYLARPRHIEFQIMGDKYGTVIHLGERDCSVQRRHQKLIEESPSPAMTPDLRARMGRDAVAGAKAIDYVGAGTIEMLLDEDGSYFFMEMNTRIQVEHPVTEMLTGVDLVKEQIRVAAGEKLSITELPPLRGHVIEVRVNAEDPARNFQPSPGKILAFHPPGGPGVRLDTHVYDGYTVPPFYDSLLAKLICQGRDRAEAIARMHVALDGFIIEGVTTTIPFLARVMQNPRFMAGDVDTKFLERETELMKEPV; encoded by the coding sequence ATGTTTAATAAAGTTCTAATAGCCAATCGCGGAGAGATCGCGTTGCGCGTCATTCGCGCATGCCGCGAGCTGGGCGTGCAGACGGTGGCGGTCTACTCCGAGGCCGATCGCGAATCGCTGCACGTGCGGTTCGCGGACGACGACGTGTGCATCGGTCCCGCCCCGGCGCGCGAATCGTACCTCAACATTCCGCGGCTGATCGCCGCGGCCGAGATCACCGGCGCGGATGCCATTCATCCCGGCTATGGATTTCTGGCCGAGAATGCCGAGTTCGCGGACATCTGCGCGGCGTCGAAGATCACGTTCATCGGACCGACGGCGGATCAGATCCGGGTGATGGGCGACAAGGCCGCCGCGCGCAAGGCGATGATGGCCGTCGGCGTGCCCGTCGTGCCTGGCACGCCGGGCGGCGTCGAGGACGTCGACGAAGCATTGGAGTTTGCGAAAAAGATCGGGTTTCCCGTCATCATCAAGGCGGCGGCGGGCGGCGGCGGCAAGGGCATGCGCGTCGCCAAGGATCCCGACGACTTCGCGCGGGCGTTTCAGCTCGCGCGGTCGGAAGCGCTCAGCGCGTTCGGCAACGGCGATGTCTACGTCGAGAAATACCTGGCGCGCCCTCGGCACATCGAGTTCCAGATCATGGGCGACAAGTATGGCACCGTGATCCATCTCGGTGAACGCGACTGCTCGGTGCAGCGCCGCCACCAGAAGCTGATCGAGGAAAGCCCCAGTCCCGCGATGACGCCCGATCTGCGCGCGCGCATGGGCCGCGACGCGGTCGCCGGCGCGAAGGCGATCGACTACGTCGGCGCCGGCACGATCGAGATGCTGCTCGATGAAGACGGCTCGTACTTCTTCATGGAGATGAACACGCGCATCCAGGTCGAGCATCCCGTCACCGAGATGCTCACCGGCGTCGATCTCGTGAAGGAGCAGATTCGCGTCGCTGCCGGCGAAAAGCTGAGCATCACCGAGCTGCCGCCGCTCCGCGGCCACGTCATCGAAGTGCGCGTCAACGCCGAAGATCCCGCGAGAAACTTTCAACCGTCGCCGGGAAAGATTCTGGCGTTTCATCCGCCGGGCGGTCCCGGCGTGCGCCTCGATACGCACGTGTACGACGGTTACACCGTCCCGCCGTTCTACGACTCGCTGCTCGCCAAGCTGATCTGCCAGGGACGCGACCGTGCGGAAGCGATCGCGCGCATGCACGTGGCGCTCGATGGGTTTATCATCGAAGGTGTGACGACGACCATTCCGTTTCTCGCTCGTGTGATGCAGAACCCGCGCTTCATGGCGGGCGACGTGGACACGAAGTTCCTGGAGCGCGAGACGGAGCTGATGAAGGAACCCGTGTAA
- a CDS encoding 2-phosphosulfolactate phosphatase translates to MRVDVFFGGQTVAPADVTGRVVVVIDVLRASTSIAAALTNGARAVIPFETSEEAVTRAKAFERRDVKLAGERKMLAIPGFDLGNSPLEFTREAVEGKTVLMTTTNGTPAIVNTAGARDVVIGSYVNYTVVLTMLRAALRGGTDITVVCAGRERQFALEDAGCAGRYVYNVSKRLTNVELNDAAQACALIDRKYGEHVDKLFEASEHGQALQKAGFADDLVACATVDSYPVIPVYQDRQITKVGPERER, encoded by the coding sequence GTGCGCGTCGACGTGTTCTTCGGCGGACAGACCGTGGCGCCGGCCGACGTCACCGGACGCGTCGTCGTCGTGATCGACGTGTTGCGCGCGTCGACCTCGATTGCCGCCGCGCTGACGAACGGCGCGCGCGCGGTCATCCCCTTCGAGACGTCGGAAGAAGCGGTCACGCGCGCGAAGGCGTTCGAGCGCCGCGACGTCAAGCTCGCCGGCGAACGCAAGATGCTCGCGATCCCCGGCTTCGACTTGGGCAACTCGCCGCTCGAGTTCACGCGCGAGGCCGTGGAAGGGAAGACGGTGCTGATGACGACCACCAACGGCACGCCCGCCATCGTGAACACGGCTGGCGCGCGCGACGTCGTCATCGGCTCCTACGTCAACTACACCGTGGTGCTGACCATGCTGCGTGCCGCGTTGCGCGGCGGCACGGACATCACCGTGGTGTGCGCGGGCCGCGAGCGCCAGTTCGCGCTCGAGGACGCGGGCTGCGCCGGCCGCTACGTCTACAACGTGTCGAAGCGGCTCACCAACGTGGAGCTCAACGATGCGGCGCAGGCCTGCGCGCTCATCGATCGCAAATACGGCGAGCACGTGGACAAGCTCTTCGAGGCGTCCGAGCATGGACAAGCGTTGCAGAAGGCCGGCTTTGCGGACGACCTGGTGGCGTGCGCGACGGTCGATTCGTACCCGGTCATTCCGGTGTATCAGGATCGGCAGATCACGAAGGTCGGGCCCGAACGAGAACGCTAG
- a CDS encoding DNA translocase FtsK 4TM domain-containing protein → MTSIQLPNAKDQRIAALKREILGSGLLLFAVFLAGAFGVLALAELHSGVSVEASVGVVGTWLAQPLVTFFGWPAAVLVPLAPAVRALRLFGRLESETDRSWMIFFAGMATVLPIAVALATPAPTPGLPSLAAGLWGELIAGWWTSWFGIFGAWVVVALATSVLMAATLAWNPVRALIGHRKAAAVVAGVPELADEDADAAPKKRRKREPKADDGAAAASAGDTLAMMLEPSPEEMPAIDPSLMSGMSHMADGAVAMLDDPATESRGVDRKRKRKLSKAEASAEHDAEIKAAIDATEHFDLSGDALPSPELLSEVPPKNKDASNRELDAMGVKLMDALRTFRVDGELVGRTTGPVVSQFEVEPAPGVKVRQFANLSNDLALAMRAASIRIVAPIPGRGAVGVEVPNPISEIVAFRELIEARDFAGARAALPIALGKDLEGKPVVADLAKMPHLLIAGATGSGKSVCVNTIITSLVYRHTPRTLRLLMVDPKMVELSVYNTLPHLRHKVITDNRDAASVLKWAVMEMQERYELLAANGCRNIQEFNKRVQAHADGEGTALKMPKRADVAFEDTTYKGSILPYIVVIIDEMADLMMTVQGEVETPIAMLAQKARAIGIHLILATQRPSVNVITGLIKANFPSRIAFRVASQVDSRTIIDGAGAEMLLGNGDMLFIPPGKSEPSRLQGAYLSSEDTEHLMAWYQGVRDAKRAALAAQGLVLEEPLEVEPDILDQVRAKEALEAGSADGEGAADASDRDKLFREAAEVVVQNQQGSTSLLQRRLKVGYGRAARIIDQLHAAGVLGPPDGPKPRDVLVGLDEVDRICGLRA, encoded by the coding sequence ATGACGTCGATTCAACTTCCCAACGCAAAGGATCAGCGCATCGCGGCCCTCAAGCGCGAGATCCTTGGCAGCGGGCTGCTGCTGTTCGCGGTTTTTCTCGCGGGCGCGTTCGGTGTGCTCGCGCTCGCGGAGCTTCACTCGGGCGTGAGTGTCGAGGCGAGCGTCGGAGTCGTTGGAACCTGGTTGGCGCAACCGCTCGTGACGTTCTTCGGATGGCCCGCGGCGGTGCTGGTTCCGCTCGCGCCCGCGGTGCGCGCGCTTCGGTTGTTCGGCCGCCTCGAATCCGAAACCGATCGCTCGTGGATGATCTTCTTCGCGGGAATGGCCACGGTCCTGCCGATCGCCGTGGCACTCGCGACCCCCGCGCCGACGCCCGGACTGCCGAGTCTCGCGGCGGGTCTGTGGGGTGAGTTGATCGCCGGCTGGTGGACCAGCTGGTTCGGAATTTTTGGCGCCTGGGTGGTCGTGGCGCTTGCGACCTCGGTGCTGATGGCGGCGACGCTGGCGTGGAATCCCGTGCGCGCATTGATCGGACATCGGAAGGCGGCGGCCGTCGTCGCAGGCGTGCCCGAGCTCGCGGACGAAGATGCGGACGCGGCGCCGAAGAAGCGGCGGAAGCGCGAACCGAAGGCGGACGACGGGGCGGCCGCTGCCTCAGCCGGCGACACGTTGGCGATGATGCTCGAGCCGTCGCCCGAGGAAATGCCCGCCATCGATCCGTCGCTCATGTCAGGCATGTCACACATGGCCGACGGCGCGGTCGCGATGCTCGACGATCCGGCCACCGAATCACGCGGCGTCGATCGAAAGCGGAAGAGAAAGTTGAGCAAGGCCGAGGCGAGCGCGGAGCACGATGCGGAGATCAAAGCGGCGATCGATGCGACCGAGCACTTCGATCTGTCGGGCGACGCGCTGCCGTCGCCCGAGCTCCTGAGCGAAGTGCCGCCCAAGAACAAGGACGCATCGAACCGCGAGCTCGACGCGATGGGCGTCAAGCTCATGGATGCGCTGCGGACGTTCCGCGTGGATGGAGAGCTCGTCGGCCGCACGACGGGGCCGGTAGTGTCGCAGTTCGAGGTCGAGCCGGCGCCGGGGGTGAAGGTGCGGCAGTTCGCCAACCTGTCGAACGATCTGGCGCTCGCCATGCGCGCCGCGTCGATTCGCATCGTGGCGCCGATCCCGGGGCGGGGCGCGGTGGGTGTAGAAGTTCCTAATCCAATTTCTGAAATAGTAGCATTTCGTGAATTAATCGAAGCGCGCGACTTCGCCGGCGCCCGCGCGGCGCTGCCCATCGCGCTCGGCAAAGACCTCGAGGGGAAGCCCGTCGTCGCCGACCTGGCGAAGATGCCGCACCTGCTCATTGCCGGCGCCACGGGCTCCGGCAAGTCGGTGTGCGTCAACACCATCATCACGAGCCTCGTCTACCGCCACACGCCGCGCACGCTGCGCTTGCTGATGGTCGACCCGAAGATGGTCGAGCTCTCGGTGTACAACACGCTGCCGCACCTGCGCCACAAGGTGATCACCGACAACCGCGACGCGGCGTCGGTGCTCAAGTGGGCCGTGATGGAAATGCAGGAGCGCTACGAGTTGCTCGCCGCGAACGGCTGCCGGAACATTCAGGAATTCAACAAGCGCGTGCAGGCCCATGCCGACGGGGAAGGCACGGCGCTCAAGATGCCGAAGCGCGCCGACGTCGCGTTCGAGGACACGACGTACAAGGGCAGCATTTTGCCGTACATCGTCGTCATCATCGACGAGATGGCGGACCTCATGATGACGGTGCAGGGCGAAGTCGAGACGCCGATCGCGATGCTCGCGCAGAAGGCGCGTGCGATCGGGATTCATCTCATTCTCGCGACGCAGCGGCCGAGCGTGAACGTCATCACGGGCTTGATCAAGGCGAACTTCCCGAGTCGCATTGCGTTCCGCGTGGCGTCGCAAGTCGACAGCCGCACGATCATCGACGGCGCGGGCGCGGAAATGCTGCTTGGCAACGGCGACATGTTGTTCATTCCACCGGGCAAGTCCGAACCGTCGCGGTTGCAGGGCGCGTATCTCTCGAGCGAAGACACCGAGCACCTGATGGCGTGGTATCAGGGCGTGCGCGATGCCAAGCGGGCGGCGCTCGCCGCGCAGGGCCTCGTGCTCGAGGAGCCGCTCGAGGTCGAGCCGGACATTCTCGACCAGGTGCGCGCGAAGGAAGCGCTCGAGGCAGGCAGTGCCGATGGCGAGGGCGCGGCCGACGCGAGCGATCGCGACAAGCTGTTCCGCGAAGCGGCTGAAGTCGTCGTGCAGAACCAGCAGGGGTCGACGTCGCTGCTGCAGCGGCGCCTCAAGGTCGGCTATGGGCGCGCGGCGCGCATCATCGATCAGCTGCATGCGGCGGGCGTGCTCGGGCCGCCGGACGGTCCCAAGCCGCGCGACGTGCTCGTCGGGCTTGATGAGGTGGATCGCATCTGTGGGCTGCGTGCGTAA
- a CDS encoding YraN family protein has translation MSAARQQFGELGERIAERWLRRQGWRVVQRRFRNGHRDIDLVVEREGTVAFVEVKARKGNSFGDPVEAVNWTKQRELVRSASVWIDRHGRPSEVYRFDVVGVLVEGERVRIRHVPNAFSLPISA, from the coding sequence ATGTCAGCGGCCAGGCAGCAATTCGGAGAGCTGGGCGAGCGGATCGCGGAGCGGTGGCTTCGGCGTCAGGGCTGGCGCGTGGTACAGCGCCGGTTCCGGAACGGCCACCGCGACATCGATCTCGTGGTCGAACGGGAAGGGACGGTGGCGTTCGTCGAGGTGAAGGCGCGCAAGGGCAACTCGTTCGGGGATCCGGTCGAGGCCGTCAACTGGACCAAGCAGCGTGAATTGGTCCGGTCGGCGTCGGTCTGGATCGACCGCCACGGGCGCCCGAGCGAGGTCTACCGCTTCGACGTGGTCGGGGTGCTGGTCGAAGGCGAACGCGTGCGTATTCGACACGTCCCGAACGCATTTTCACTTCCAATTTCGGCTTGA
- the recA gene encoding recombinase RecA, with amino-acid sequence MAVSTLQDDKKKALNLAIAQIEKSCGKGSIMRLGADNKVRVEAISTGAINLDAAIGVGGIPRGRITEIYGPESSGKTTLCLHVVANAQRNGGVAAYIDAEHALDTEYARKLGVDVEAMLISQPDTGEQALEICEILVRSGAVDVVVIDSVAALVPKAEIEGDMGDSHVGLQARLMSQALRKLTGSIARSKTSVVFINQLREKIGVMFGNPETTTGGKALKFYASVRLDIRRIGPVKDKEDVVGSHVRVKVVKNKVAAPFKQAEFDIMYAEGISHASLVLDIASEAGIIDKSGAWYSYNGQKIGQGRENAKLYLKDTPALMSEVEEKVKALLGVGPREVIGGDIEAIDE; translated from the coding sequence ATGGCTGTGTCGACCTTGCAGGACGACAAGAAAAAGGCGTTGAACCTCGCCATCGCGCAGATCGAAAAGAGCTGCGGCAAAGGTTCGATCATGCGTCTGGGCGCGGACAACAAGGTGCGCGTCGAGGCAATTTCGACCGGAGCGATCAATCTCGACGCGGCGATCGGCGTGGGAGGAATCCCGCGGGGTCGCATCACCGAGATCTACGGGCCGGAATCGAGCGGCAAGACGACGCTGTGCTTGCACGTCGTCGCGAACGCTCAACGGAACGGTGGGGTTGCGGCGTACATCGACGCGGAGCATGCGCTCGATACGGAGTATGCAAGAAAGCTGGGTGTCGACGTTGAAGCGATGTTGATCTCCCAGCCGGACACCGGCGAGCAGGCGCTCGAGATCTGCGAGATCCTGGTGCGTTCGGGAGCGGTGGATGTCGTCGTCATCGACTCGGTCGCGGCTCTGGTGCCGAAGGCCGAAATCGAAGGCGACATGGGTGATTCGCACGTCGGGTTGCAGGCGCGCCTCATGAGTCAGGCGCTGCGCAAGCTGACGGGCTCCATCGCCCGGTCGAAGACGTCGGTCGTGTTCATCAATCAGTTGCGTGAGAAGATCGGCGTCATGTTCGGCAATCCCGAAACGACGACCGGTGGCAAGGCCTTGAAGTTTTACGCGTCGGTGCGGCTCGACATTCGCCGCATCGGCCCGGTGAAGGACAAGGAGGACGTGGTGGGTTCGCACGTCCGCGTGAAGGTGGTGAAGAACAAGGTGGCCGCGCCGTTCAAGCAGGCCGAGTTCGACATCATGTACGCGGAGGGGATCAGCCACGCGAGTCTGGTGTTGGACATCGCGTCGGAGGCGGGGATCATCGACAAGTCCGGCGCGTGGTACAGCTACAACGGTCAGAAGATTGGACAGGGCCGGGAGAACGCGAAGTTGTATCTCAAGGATACGCCGGCGCTCATGTCCGAAGTCGAAGAGAAGGTGAAGGCGCTCCTGGGCGTCGGACCGCGCGAGGTGATTGGCGGCGACATCGAGGCGATCGACGAGTAA